The following proteins come from a genomic window of Palaemon carinicauda isolate YSFRI2023 chromosome 12, ASM3689809v2, whole genome shotgun sequence:
- the raskol gene encoding LOW QUALITY PROTEIN: ras GTPase-activating protein nGAP (The sequence of the model RefSeq protein was modified relative to this genomic sequence to represent the inferred CDS: deleted 1 base in 1 codon), with translation MEYDLVLAMISLWIYVGISKRDAPAFSRRRRRRRRRGGGENEEEEEEEEEEEEEEEEEDFPFTLNLATPSHPPPLRVKTNSWEAVPTNLLIEVIVWVNSGDTSYEKACGSDRRGSAPATPILGARPTDSTPNRLVNFFSKRSFKSNPLKRTKSVTKLERTRRGGKGGVGGLLEGDPLSLGSARLRSSRSHESLLSSHNMMNTLDLAAGEVTIKPLHASILGQDHCFQVTSPTGTRYFSCRTADERDRWVDSLRKAVNPNYDNIRRTENSLKIFILEAKGVTNKKKYFCELLLDNALYARTSSKQKCEMCFWGEQFEFHNLPSVENITVSLYREGEKKRKKEKNFLVGQVNIPVSNVTSRSHIEKWYQVLHDRANTKEQAALRIKCKFQTIDILPIELYCDFLQYIKNNYAVICEVLEPIISVKAKEDIATALVHVMQREGLARNFLADLVMMEIERIDDSHLLFRGNSLATKAMEAFMKLVGDKYLLDTLRQVINKVVEAGLDCEVDPMKVPQISSLQKQQENLLSIVRMTWSRVLNSHPYFPLELRECFCMYRERLASIGKASLSDNLISASIFLRFLCPAILSPSLFNITQEYPDERASRNLTLIAKTLQTLANFTKFQGKENFMEFMNEFIEMEQAQMKTFLKQISSPATHDHRVLEYDKDIDVGKELSLLHTFLSEALRKLSSSSTKVNINTSQQRHLEKLRILLDEVSVAQTQPNINIVQRLSSSHTPVETPTSAGPPFSPEASLVDDRLGYQSLQRNIFRYNDPTVSDDYRPSAPAPSQNLQPPPETPSTPRPSTLPRNTYLMGSARKPAIDLNTADDYVLYSALEPDCKPKELNPLGHSCSFSHIPAEAAQNPSSPVHNHGHGHHHHFHNHAGWYNNRQVFNGHPQVNGHSQSHQNGHMVSNGNPEESLDISHEENDRNSTGETEANMKGSQTSISQLSNVASSGYQSFAYSQSSSPVDPSITHHDAANNNAAVNNSNSSNNSGGMHISPHLTPPQHSAPLAFNNPMYNLDATSSPRPVPHRGPRLAYHHHHHHLHQGSQQQQSPVSSSLSSAHSVEDLQSVPPLTPGMPSSRPQRAHSSSSEDSTSLVCTPPLEHRAFKSGAPRTNPRCLPPGRSQTQVVATSAPDHHHSTSDLLGGAQCRRTKASRRQSAEVGSGRRQRYQYDSDSSSDEQQPPPSRVRPPRVNHRVSETKTLDEYEQEILALRTAMEEMHHKLVSADEHVPVRPGGPELSPTEVAQSNLPDALHHHHSSNRLSSSPPIQPASRFQHSRHNHQDNQYHLPQHAMDSEVQGAHMRDLIQKLQEQFRKEQMKMSELMTEKDAVIQAQEDRINALDRTNTQLLLALEQIRELKLGQPCDKKHVPQETSQLSDTSDYKSSSC, from the exons AATTTCTTCAGCAAGCGTTCGTTCAAGAGCAACCCCCTGAAGAGGACGAAGTCTGTCACCAAGTTGGAACGCACAAGACGCGGTGGAAAGGGCGGTGTTGGGGGCCTCTTGGAGGGCGACCCCCTCAGTTTGGGATCCGCCCGACTCCGGTCCTCTCGGTCGCACGAGAGCCTTTTGTCTAGTCACAACATGATGAATACACTCGATCTGGCCGCTG GTGAGGTCACAATCAAACCTCTTCATGCCAGTATTCTTGGACAAGACCATTGTTTCCAG GTAACCTCCCCCACCGGCACAAGGTATTTCAGCTGTAGAACAGCTGACGAGAGAGATCGCTGGGTGGACTCTCTTCGGAAAGCCGTCAATCCCAATTACGACAACATCAGGAGAACGGAAAACTCTCTCAAGATTTTCATTTTAGAAGCCAAAGGAGTCACtaataagaaaaa GTATTTTTGTGAACTACTGCTTGACAATGCCTTGTACGCCCGCACTTCTAGTAAACAAAAATGTGAGATGTGTTTCTGGGGAGAGCAGTTTGAGTTCCACAACTTGCCTTCTGTAGAGAACATCACAGTTTCCCTTTAcagagaaggagagaagaaaagaaagaag GAAAAGAACTTCCTAGTGGGTCAAGTCAACATCCCTGTATCAAATGTAACCAGTCGATCCCACATAGAGAAGTGGTACCAGGTCCTTCACGACAGAGCCAATACCAAAGAACAAGCGGCACTGAGGATCAAGTGCAAATTCCAGACAATTGATATTCTTCCCATAGAGCTGTACTGTGATTTCTTACAG TATATCAAGAATAACTATGCTGTCATCTGCGAAGTTCTGGAACCCATCATTAGTGTCAAGGCCAAAGAAGACATCGCCACAGCACTGGTCCATGTAATGCAGAGAGAAGGATTAGCACGTAACTTCCTAGCAGACCTTGTCATGATGGAAATTGAGAGAATAG ATGACTCTCACTTGTTGTTCCGTGGTAATTCGTTGGCTACAAAGGCCATGGAAGCTTTCATGAAGTTAGTTGGCGATAAATATTTGCTAGATACTCTAAGACAAGTTATCAACAAAGTCGTTGAGGCAGGCCTTGATTGTGAA gTTGATCCAATGAAAGTACCACAGATCTCATCCCTCCAGAAACAGCAGGAAAACCTTTTGTCAATAGTACGGATGACTTGGTCAAGAGTCCTTAATTCTCATCCATACTTTCCTTTGGAACTCCGAGAATGCTTCTGCATGTACCGAGAACGTCTAGCTAGTATTGGAAAGGCATCATTGAGTGACAATTTAATTTCTGCCTCTATTTTCTTGAGATTCTTGTGTCCTGCCATCCTATCACCCTCTTTGTTCAACATAACGCAAGAATACCCTGATGAAAGAGCATCCAGGAACCTGACTCTTATTGCCAAAACACTTCAAACACTTGCCAACTTCACAAAGTTCCAGGGTAAGGAGAACTTTATGGAattcatgaatgaattcattgaaaTGGAGCAAGCACAAATGAAGACTTTCTTGAAGCAAATTTCTAGTCCTGCAACCCATGACCACAGAGTCTTGGAATATGATAAAGATATAGATGTTGGGAAAGAGCTTTCTTTGCTTCACACTTTCCTCTCGGAAGCATTACGTAAGTTGTCCTCTTCCTCAACTAAAGTTAACATTAACACTTCCCAGCAAAGGCATTTAGAAAAGTTACGCATTCTGCTTGATGAAGTTAGTGTTGCACAAACACAGCCAAACATCAATATAGTGCAGCGACTGTCATCATCTCATACCCCTGTAGAAACCCCAACTTCAGCGGGCCCCCCTTTCAGCCCAGAGGCTAGTTTAGTTGATGACAGACTAGGCTATCAATCTTTACAAAGGAATATTTTCAGGTATAATGATCCTACAGTAAGTGATGACTATCGTCCCTCAGCTCCAGCTCCAAGTCAAAATCTTCAACCTCCTCCAGAGACTCCCTCCACTCCCCGTCCTTCTACTTTACCCAGGAATACTTATCTCATGGGTTCTGCAAGAAAACCAGCAATAGACCTTAATACTGCTGATGATTATGTCCTTTATTCTGCCTTAGAGCCTGACTGCAAACCAAAAGAACTAAATCCTCTAGGCCACAGCTGTAGTTTTAGTCATATACCAGCAGAGGCTGCCCAAAATCCATCCTCTCCTGTTCACAATCATGGCCATGGTCATCATCATCACTTTCATAATCATGCTGGATGGTACAATAACCGACAGGTTTTCAATGGACATCCACAAGTGAATGGCCATAGTCAGTCTCATCAAAATGGGCACATGGTGTCTAATGGAAACCCAGAGGAGTCATTAGACATAAGTCATGAAGAGAATGACAGAAATTCTACGGGAGAAACTGAAGCAAATATGAAGGGCTCTCAAACATCTATATCTCAGTTGTCAAATGTTGCATCATCAGGATATCAGAGTTTTGCCTACAGCCAGTCATCAAGTCCAGTGGATCCATCAATAACTCATCATGATGCAGCCAATAATAATGCAGCTGTAaataacagcaacagcagcaataaCAGTGGGGGAATGCATATTTCTCCTCATTTGACACCACCACAGCACTCAGCACCTCTTGCCTTCAACAATCCTATGTACAATTTAGATGCCACTAGTTCCCCTCGGCCAGTACCTCACCGAGGTCCTCGTTTAGcttatcatcaccaccaccaccatctcCATCAAGGTTCTCAACAACAGCAAAGTCCAGTCAGTTCATCACTAAGTTCTGCCCACAGTGTTGAAGACCTTCAGTCAGTTCCTCCCTTGACCCCTGGCATGCCTTCTAGTAGACCGCAGCGTGCCCATTCTTCATCCAGTGAAGATAGTACATCATTGGTGTGTACTCCACCACTGGAGCACAGAGCATTTAAGTCAGGTGCCCCTCGCACTAATCCAAGGTGTTTGCCTCCTGGTAGAAGTCAAACACAAGTGGTTGCTACCAGTGCTCCTGACCACCACCACTCTACCTCGGACCTCCTTGGAGGTGCTCAGTGTCGTAGAACAAAAGCGTCTCGTCGTCAGTCAGCAGAAGTGGGTAGTGGACGAAGACAAAGGTATCAGTATGACAGTGACTCCTCAAGTGATGAACAACAGCCACCACCATCTCGTGTGCGTCCTCCTCGAGTAAACCATCGTGTATCAGAAACAAAAACTCTTGATGAG taTGAGCAAGAAATCTTGGCTTTGAGAACAGCTATGGAAGAAATGCATCACAAATTGGTCTCTGCTGACGAACATGTCCCAGTTCGTCCTGGTGGTCCAGAACTGTCCCCTACTGAGGTTGCCCAATCTAACTTACCCGACGCCCTCCATCATCATCACTCTAGTAACCGCCTAAGCAGCAGTCCTCCAATTCAACCAGCTTCACGTTTCCAACATAGCCGGCACAACCACCAAGATAATCAGTACCATCTACCTCAGCACGCTATGGATTCAGAGGTTCAAGGTGCACACATGAGAGACCTGATTCAAAA ACTGCAAGAACAATTCAGGAAAGAACAAATGAAGATGTCAGAGCTCATGACAGAGAAGGATGCAGTTATTCAAGCACAAGAAGACAGAATTAACGCACTGGATCGTACCAACACGCAGCTGCTTTTGGCTTTGGAGCAGATCAGGGAGCT GAAGCTGGGCCAACCTTGTGACAAGAAGCACGTCCCTCAGGAAACCAGCCAGCTGTCGGACACCAGTGACTACAAGAGCAGCTCCTGTTGA